Proteins encoded by one window of Terriglobia bacterium:
- the murI gene encoding glutamate racemase: protein MDRRPIGVFDSGVGGLTVFKALEAALPGECFVYLGDTARVPYGTKSPETVSRYGIEAARFLKKQGVKLLVVACNTVSSVAMDEVAEEAHVPVIGVILPGARRAAKLSTGGRIGVIGTRATVASEAYPRAILALRSEAEVFSRPCPLFVPLAEEGWTDNDVARRVAETYLASLKEAEVDTVVLGCTHYPLLAGTIGDVMGPGVALVDSADAVAAEVREWLERESDLAAPGGSPRPADRFYVTDSPAPFASVAERFLGRPVSLIGRARVAGE, encoded by the coding sequence ATGGACCGGCGTCCCATCGGCGTGTTCGACTCCGGCGTGGGCGGCCTGACCGTCTTCAAGGCGCTCGAGGCCGCGCTTCCCGGCGAGTGCTTCGTCTACCTGGGCGACACCGCGCGGGTCCCGTACGGGACCAAGTCGCCGGAGACCGTGAGCCGCTACGGGATCGAGGCCGCGCGGTTCCTGAAGAAGCAGGGGGTCAAGCTGCTGGTGGTGGCCTGCAACACCGTCTCGTCCGTCGCGATGGACGAGGTGGCGGAGGAGGCGCACGTGCCGGTGATCGGGGTGATCCTCCCCGGCGCCCGCCGCGCGGCGAAGCTCTCGACGGGAGGCCGGATCGGCGTGATCGGCACCCGCGCCACGGTCGCGAGCGAGGCTTACCCGCGGGCGATCCTCGCCCTGAGGTCCGAGGCCGAGGTGTTCAGCCGGCCCTGCCCGCTGTTCGTCCCGCTGGCCGAAGAGGGGTGGACCGACAACGACGTGGCGCGCCGCGTGGCCGAGACCTACCTGGCGTCGCTGAAGGAGGCGGAGGTGGACACGGTGGTCCTCGGGTGCACGCACTACCCGCTCCTCGCGGGGACGATCGGCGACGTCATGGGCCCCGGCGTGGCCCTCGTGGACTCGGCCGACGCGGTGGCGGCCGAAGTGCGCGAGTGGCTCGAGCGGGAGAGCGACCTGGCGGCCCCCGGCGGCTCGCCGCGGCCCGCCGACCGGTTCTACGTGACCGACTCGCCGGCGCCGTTCGCGTCGGTCGCCGAGCGGTTCCTCGGGCGGCCCGTGAGCCTGATCGGCCGCGCGCGCGTGGCGGGGGAGTGA
- a CDS encoding DsbA family protein produces MRKAYGDKVRVVWKNYPLDMHKDSPLAHLAAAAAADQGKFWEYHDKLFGNPGQLKRDQLLKYASELGLNVPRFQEAMDTARFRSRIDADTAEARTLGVTGTPAFFVNGRFLSGAKPFEEFKKVIDAELTRLHQPIPPA; encoded by the coding sequence ATCCGGAAGGCGTACGGTGACAAGGTCCGCGTCGTCTGGAAGAACTACCCTCTCGACATGCACAAGGACTCGCCCCTCGCCCACCTCGCCGCCGCGGCGGCCGCGGACCAGGGGAAGTTCTGGGAGTATCACGACAAGCTGTTCGGCAATCCCGGCCAGCTGAAGCGCGATCAGCTCCTGAAGTACGCGAGCGAGCTCGGGCTGAACGTCCCCCGCTTCCAGGAGGCGATGGACACCGCGCGGTTCAGGTCCCGGATCGACGCCGACACCGCCGAGGCGCGGACGCTCGGCGTGACCGGCACCCCGGCGTTCTTCGTCAACGGGCGGTTCCTGTCGGGCGCGAAGCCCTTCGAGGAGTTCAAGAAGGTCATCGACGCCGAGCTGACCCGGCTGCACCAGCCGATTCCACCGGCCTGA
- a CDS encoding N-acetylmuramoyl-L-alanine amidase: MTSISGRCLAATFAALLAAGAAGAAGNPTAKVTADTGGSATRVIVTLSQPVASSITTSATKVEIVFASPVDLTPAESKIDDAILKGWQARGDRTLTLSMGSAYKGYESFELKNPSRVVIDLRGDRPSRSEPSIAAPRAGRVRPVIVVDPGHGGVEIGAAGPSGAQEKDVALDLARRLKIALEREAGATVVLTRDEDRLVPLDERSAIANHNRALLFLSIHLNASKRRGAAGAETYFLAPESTDDEARTLAALENHASGVAEAPEAQKPEGDRGLDLILWDLAQNQYLAESARLAESVQKEMNALAGTKDRGVRQAPFRVLMGATMPAILVEAGFITDPAEESRLKDPAYLDKVVDAIVRAVRGYLEGRTRLDEPGAGR; this comes from the coding sequence ATGACGTCCATTTCGGGCCGGTGCCTCGCGGCGACCTTCGCCGCCCTCCTCGCGGCGGGAGCGGCGGGAGCGGCGGGAAATCCCACCGCGAAGGTAACGGCCGACACCGGCGGCTCCGCGACACGGGTCATCGTCACGCTGAGCCAGCCCGTGGCGTCGTCCATCACCACCTCGGCCACGAAGGTCGAGATCGTGTTCGCGTCGCCCGTGGACCTCACCCCGGCGGAGTCCAAAATCGACGACGCGATCCTCAAGGGGTGGCAGGCTCGAGGCGACCGGACCCTCACGCTCTCGATGGGGAGCGCGTACAAGGGGTACGAGAGCTTCGAGCTCAAGAATCCCTCGCGCGTCGTCATCGACCTCCGCGGCGACCGCCCGTCGCGCTCCGAGCCCTCCATCGCCGCGCCCAGGGCCGGGCGGGTGCGCCCCGTGATCGTCGTGGATCCCGGCCACGGCGGGGTGGAGATCGGCGCCGCCGGTCCCTCGGGAGCGCAGGAAAAGGACGTCGCCCTCGACCTCGCGCGAAGGCTCAAGATAGCTCTCGAGCGCGAGGCCGGCGCCACCGTGGTGCTGACCCGAGACGAGGACCGGTTGGTGCCGCTCGACGAGCGCTCGGCCATCGCGAACCACAACCGCGCGCTGCTGTTCCTCTCGATCCATCTGAACGCCTCGAAGCGTCGCGGCGCGGCCGGGGCCGAGACGTACTTCCTCGCGCCCGAATCCACCGACGACGAGGCCCGCACCCTCGCCGCCCTCGAGAACCACGCGTCGGGGGTCGCGGAGGCGCCAGAGGCGCAGAAACCGGAGGGGGACCGCGGCCTCGACCTGATCCTCTGGGACCTCGCGCAGAACCAGTACCTGGCGGAGAGCGCCCGGCTCGCCGAGTCGGTCCAGAAGGAGATGAACGCCCTGGCGGGGACCAAGGACCGCGGGGTGCGGCAGGCGCCGTTCCGCGTCCTGATGGGGGCGACGATGCCGGCGATCCTGGTCGAGGCCGGGTTCATCACCGATCCCGCGGAGGAGAGCCGGCTCAAGGACCCCGCCTACCTCGACAAGGTCGTGGACGCGATCGTCCGCGCGGTCCGCGGCTACCTCGAGGGGCGCACCCGTCTCGACGAGCCCGGGGCGGGCCGGTGA
- a CDS encoding recombinase family protein encodes MSAKRNGNGSNGNGTGPVVCAIYTRKSTDEGLERDFNSLDAQREAAEAYVRSQEGNGWVLSAARFDDGGYSGGTLERPALQRLLGEVRARRVQRIVVYKIDRLSRSLLDFARLAEVFEEHGTGIVSVTQQLDTSTSMGRLTLNMLLSFAQFEREMVSDRTRDKAHAARRRGKFIGGQLPLGYDRTPEGGRLVVNPDEAGRVCDIFKLFLENPSIIGNVEELRRRGWTLKRWTTREDRVYGGRAFDKHSLGRLLRNPVYIGEVHFDGGVYPAEHEAIVDRETWNRAQELLREAKPQTRATSSPALLAGLLRCVPCDSAMTPSFSQKGSTRYRYYACVKAQRQGWKSCLSKSLPAREIEGAVVDRLRAIGRDPGLIEATLEQARKVRTTRRRELEDQIRQVRDEIDEAHSDRRKQIVRFAAGFRRGDEPPVDVPELEGRLAGLAQELESLRRLRIDAADLRKALGQFTPVWDHLTALEQQRVVKLLVDRIDYDGRTGKVAITFSALGVRTLAAEKAPTEAAR; translated from the coding sequence GTGAGCGCCAAGCGCAACGGGAACGGCTCCAACGGCAACGGGACCGGCCCCGTGGTCTGCGCCATCTACACCCGCAAGTCGACCGACGAGGGGCTGGAGCGGGACTTCAACTCGCTCGACGCCCAAAGGGAGGCTGCCGAGGCCTACGTCCGGAGCCAGGAAGGCAACGGCTGGGTCCTGTCGGCCGCCCGCTTCGACGACGGCGGCTACTCCGGGGGAACCCTGGAGCGGCCCGCCCTGCAGCGTCTCCTCGGCGAGGTCCGCGCCCGCCGGGTCCAGCGGATCGTCGTCTACAAGATCGACAGGTTGTCGCGGTCCCTCCTCGACTTTGCCCGCCTGGCCGAGGTCTTCGAGGAGCACGGAACCGGAATCGTGAGCGTCACGCAGCAGCTCGACACCTCGACGTCGATGGGGCGGCTGACGTTGAACATGCTCCTCAGCTTCGCCCAGTTCGAGCGAGAGATGGTCTCCGACCGGACGAGAGACAAGGCCCACGCCGCCCGCCGGCGAGGAAAGTTCATCGGCGGACAGCTTCCGCTGGGCTACGACCGCACGCCCGAGGGCGGCCGGTTGGTCGTCAACCCGGACGAAGCCGGGCGCGTGTGCGACATCTTCAAGCTGTTCTTGGAGAACCCCTCGATCATCGGCAACGTGGAGGAGCTGCGCCGTCGTGGCTGGACGCTTAAGCGGTGGACGACCCGGGAGGACCGGGTTTACGGTGGCCGGGCCTTCGACAAGCACTCCCTCGGGCGACTCCTGCGGAACCCGGTCTACATCGGCGAGGTGCACTTCGACGGTGGCGTCTACCCGGCCGAGCACGAGGCGATCGTGGACCGCGAGACCTGGAACCGCGCCCAGGAGTTGCTCCGCGAGGCCAAGCCCCAGACCCGGGCGACATCTTCCCCGGCGCTCCTGGCGGGGCTTCTGCGGTGCGTGCCGTGCGATTCCGCGATGACCCCCAGCTTCAGCCAGAAGGGTTCCACCCGGTACCGCTATTACGCCTGCGTTAAGGCCCAGCGCCAGGGGTGGAAGTCGTGCCTCTCGAAGTCGCTCCCGGCCAGGGAGATCGAGGGCGCCGTCGTGGACCGCCTCCGCGCCATCGGAAGGGACCCCGGCCTGATCGAGGCGACGCTGGAGCAGGCGCGGAAGGTGAGGACCACCCGCCGCCGGGAACTCGAAGACCAGATCCGCCAGGTCCGGGACGAGATCGACGAGGCGCACTCCGACCGCCGGAAACAGATCGTCCGGTTCGCCGCGGGGTTCCGGAGGGGCGATGAGCCGCCGGTGGACGTCCCCGAGCTCGAGGGGCGTCTTGCCGGGCTGGCGCAGGAGCTGGAATCGCTGCGCCGCCTCCGGATCGACGCCGCCGACCTCCGCAAGGCGCTGGGCCAGTTCACCCCGGTATGGGACCACCTCACGGCGCTCGAGCAGCAGCGGGTCGTGAAGTTGCTCGTCGACCGCATCGACTACGACGGCCGGACAGGCAAGGTGGCGATCACGTTCAGCGCGTTGGGCGTGCGGACGCTGGCGGCCGAGAAGGCACCGACGGAGGCCGCGCGATGA
- the rph gene encoding ribonuclease PH yields MARHDGRGPDELRPVTIEPGYLRFPDGSVLISVGDTRVVCAATLEDKVPPFLKDTGQGWVTGEYAMIPAATHTRSPREINRGRPAGRTMEIQRLIGRALRSVVDRTALGERTLWIDCDVIQADGGTRTAGITGGFVAMCLALDRLREKKALNRPVLTGAVAAISVGIVEGEPALDLDYIEDSAAEVDMNVVRTDDGRYVEIQGTAESTPFRRDRLGELLTLADQGIDRLQERQREALGGILARLLIRR; encoded by the coding sequence ATGGCGAGGCACGACGGGCGGGGTCCGGACGAGCTGAGGCCGGTCACGATCGAGCCGGGGTACCTGCGCTTCCCCGACGGCTCGGTCCTGATCTCGGTGGGCGACACGCGCGTCGTGTGCGCGGCGACCCTCGAGGACAAGGTCCCGCCTTTCCTCAAGGACACGGGGCAGGGATGGGTCACCGGCGAGTACGCGATGATCCCTGCGGCGACGCACACGAGGTCGCCCCGCGAGATCAACCGCGGGCGGCCGGCGGGGCGGACCATGGAGATCCAGCGGCTGATCGGCCGCGCGCTAAGGAGCGTCGTGGACCGCACCGCGCTGGGCGAGCGGACGCTCTGGATCGACTGCGACGTGATCCAGGCCGACGGCGGGACGAGGACCGCGGGGATCACCGGCGGGTTCGTCGCGATGTGCCTCGCCCTCGACCGGCTGCGGGAGAAGAAGGCCCTGAACCGGCCGGTGCTGACCGGCGCCGTGGCCGCGATCTCGGTGGGGATCGTCGAGGGGGAGCCCGCGCTCGACCTCGACTACATCGAGGACTCGGCGGCCGAGGTGGACATGAACGTGGTCCGCACCGACGACGGCCGCTACGTCGAGATCCAGGGGACGGCCGAGTCCACCCCGTTCCGCCGCGACCGCCTCGGCGAACTGCTCACCCTCGCCGACCAGGGGATCGACCGGCTCCAGGAGCGGCAGCGCGAGGCGCTCGGCGGCATCCTCGCGCGCCTCCTGATACGGCGGTGA
- a CDS encoding type II toxin-antitoxin system RelE/ParE family toxin, translated as MKLRFSTSELERLWSDAAYAGSFDGKGVSAFRARIQLIEDAEDERAFYSMKSLHFEKLKGKRDGQHSMRINDQYRLIVELEGKGPDKTVVIVEITDYH; from the coding sequence ATGAAGCTTCGATTCAGCACGTCCGAGTTGGAGCGTCTGTGGAGCGACGCGGCCTATGCCGGGAGCTTCGACGGGAAAGGGGTGTCGGCGTTTCGAGCGCGGATTCAACTAATCGAGGACGCGGAAGACGAGAGGGCGTTCTACTCGATGAAATCGCTGCATTTCGAGAAATTGAAAGGGAAGAGAGATGGACAGCACTCGATGCGAATCAACGACCAATATCGGCTCATCGTCGAGCTTGAGGGAAAGGGGCCTGACAAGACCGTCGTGATCGTGGAAATCACCGATTACCATTGA
- the rdgB gene encoding RdgB/HAM1 family non-canonical purine NTP pyrophosphatase, producing the protein MSRLVVATLNAGKLREFRAALFPAGIEVAGLEALTDRSPVEETGATFEENARIKAEAYSLRTDLEVLADDSGLEVDALHGEPGVRSARYGEADLDDGGRYRLVVERLRGVPPAMRTARFRCALAVARAGRALAVFEGAAEGRILDAPRGENGFGYDPIFFHEGTGRTFAELTRAEKEALSHRGQAIRRMIEAVSEGKLVL; encoded by the coding sequence GTGAGCCGCCTCGTCGTCGCCACGCTGAACGCCGGGAAGCTCCGGGAGTTCAGGGCGGCGCTCTTTCCCGCGGGAATCGAAGTCGCGGGCCTCGAAGCCCTCACCGACCGCTCCCCCGTCGAGGAGACCGGCGCGACGTTCGAGGAGAACGCCAGGATCAAGGCGGAGGCGTACTCGCTGCGGACCGACCTCGAGGTGCTCGCGGACGACTCGGGGCTCGAGGTGGATGCGCTTCACGGCGAGCCGGGCGTGCGGTCGGCGCGCTACGGAGAAGCGGACCTCGACGATGGGGGGCGGTACCGTCTTGTCGTCGAGAGACTGCGCGGAGTGCCGCCCGCGATGAGGACCGCGAGGTTCCGATGCGCTCTCGCGGTGGCGCGGGCCGGCCGTGCGCTCGCGGTGTTCGAGGGCGCCGCTGAAGGGCGAATCCTCGACGCGCCGAGAGGGGAGAACGGCTTCGGCTACGACCCGATCTTCTTCCACGAGGGCACCGGCAGGACGTTCGCCGAGCTGACCCGCGCGGAGAAGGAAGCGCTCTCGCACCGCGGGCAGGCGATTCGGAGGATGATCGAGGCGGTCAGTGAGGGGAAGCTCGTGCTGTGA
- a CDS encoding GerMN domain-containing protein yields the protein MIVMRGLASVSVGAVLLCSPACRGGTTQAPEVPAEAAKAPAAPSEDSAKAPEAEPEPLGRATVTLYFPSATSELLAGEPREIFVTPLPADRAKQILSDLISGPTTEAALPALPAGTRLRQVYVLEDGTAYADFSAELIAGGGGGSDDEIQAVYAIVNSVALNVPEIVRVGILVEGRPCETLSGHLDLRRPLRADPTLLEPPPTEPPNEGEPTPSPTPGDKPIEV from the coding sequence GTGATCGTCATGAGGGGGCTCGCCTCGGTCTCCGTCGGCGCGGTCCTGCTCTGCTCCCCCGCGTGCCGCGGCGGCACGACGCAAGCGCCCGAGGTCCCGGCCGAGGCCGCGAAGGCACCGGCGGCGCCCTCCGAGGACAGCGCGAAGGCGCCGGAGGCGGAGCCCGAGCCCCTCGGCCGCGCGACCGTCACGCTCTACTTTCCCTCGGCGACCAGCGAATTGCTCGCGGGCGAGCCGAGGGAGATCTTCGTAACCCCGCTCCCCGCCGACCGCGCGAAGCAGATCCTGTCCGACCTGATCTCGGGGCCGACCACCGAGGCCGCGCTCCCGGCGCTCCCCGCGGGGACGCGCCTGAGGCAGGTCTACGTGCTCGAGGACGGCACCGCGTACGCCGACTTCTCGGCGGAGCTGATCGCGGGGGGCGGAGGCGGGAGCGACGACGAGATCCAGGCCGTCTACGCCATCGTGAACTCGGTGGCGCTGAACGTCCCGGAGATCGTCCGGGTCGGGATCCTGGTGGAGGGGCGGCCGTGCGAGACGCTGAGCGGGCACCTCGACCTGAGGCGGCCGCTCCGCGCCGACCCGACGCTGCTCGAGCCGCCGCCGACCGAGCCGCCGAATGAAGGGGAGCCAACGCCGTCGCCCACTCCCGGCGACAAGCCGATCGAGGTCTGA
- a CDS encoding DUF2924 domain-containing protein: MSETLQARIDTLRRMTTAELKAEWVRVFGEPPRSGNVAWMRKRLIHRVQVEVLGDLSPEAKARLEYLMQFAPGWIPMGKRSLPNVLAPPATEKPQVPDARVPRPGSVITRAYQRRTIAVTVRDHGFEFDGTIYPSLTAVAKTVTGSHWNGNLFFGLTRRRKSA; this comes from the coding sequence ATGAGCGAAACGCTTCAAGCCAGAATCGACACCCTTCGCCGGATGACCACGGCCGAGTTGAAGGCCGAGTGGGTGCGCGTCTTCGGCGAGCCCCCCCGGTCCGGCAACGTCGCCTGGATGCGGAAGCGCCTCATCCACCGCGTCCAGGTGGAGGTGCTCGGGGACCTGAGCCCCGAGGCGAAGGCCCGGCTCGAGTACCTGATGCAGTTCGCGCCCGGGTGGATCCCGATGGGCAAGCGGTCGCTGCCGAACGTCCTGGCGCCACCCGCGACCGAGAAGCCCCAGGTCCCCGACGCCCGGGTGCCGAGGCCGGGCTCCGTCATCACCCGCGCCTACCAGCGCAGGACGATCGCCGTGACGGTCCGGGACCATGGGTTCGAATTCGACGGGACGATCTACCCCTCGCTCACCGCCGTGGCCAAGACGGTGACCGGCTCCCACTGGAACGGGAACCTCTTCTTCGGGTTGACCCGCCGGAGGAAGTCGGCGTGA
- a CDS encoding HigA family addiction module antidote protein, which yields MTDKVPAERFPPGYFIKEEMEARGWTQGDLAEITGIDRAGLNLVINGKRQITPETAAAIGEAFGTGAKLWLNLESSYRLWKQRPDVSDVARRARLWEMAPMKEMLRRGWIERSENVEVLEKRVCEFFEINSLNQMPKFYQAARKSTDYSALTPAQCAWLFRARRLSRAIQVVTFSDTRLKDVLSQILVLRSHVEDVRQVPVVLARAGIRLVVLEQLAGTKIDGACFWLSKSEPVIALSLRYDRIDFFWHTLVHELRHVMNRDGLRQRQAVDIRLVGADARPPTEKPQHEREIDEFASNALVERAALEDFISRTRPLYSKLKIMKFAALHGVHAGIVVGQLQFRNEIHYSHSREMLVPVKEALTSSALTEGWGQIVAEAV from the coding sequence ATGACCGACAAGGTGCCGGCTGAGCGCTTCCCGCCCGGCTACTTCATTAAGGAAGAGATGGAGGCCCGGGGTTGGACGCAGGGAGACCTCGCGGAAATCACCGGAATCGACCGGGCAGGGCTGAATCTCGTGATCAACGGCAAGCGCCAGATCACGCCGGAGACCGCTGCTGCCATCGGTGAAGCTTTCGGGACTGGCGCCAAGCTGTGGCTGAACCTCGAGTCCTCCTACCGGCTATGGAAGCAGCGACCCGACGTAAGCGATGTCGCGCGACGAGCGAGGCTCTGGGAAATGGCGCCGATGAAGGAGATGCTCCGACGCGGATGGATTGAACGGTCGGAGAACGTCGAGGTTTTGGAAAAGCGCGTGTGCGAGTTCTTCGAGATTAACTCGTTGAACCAGATGCCGAAGTTCTATCAAGCGGCGCGGAAGTCCACTGACTACAGCGCGCTGACTCCGGCGCAGTGCGCATGGCTGTTCCGAGCGAGACGCCTATCCCGCGCGATTCAGGTTGTAACGTTTTCCGACACGAGGCTCAAGGATGTGCTTTCGCAAATCCTGGTTCTCCGCAGCCACGTCGAAGACGTGAGGCAGGTGCCGGTCGTGCTTGCCCGCGCCGGGATTCGTCTTGTCGTGCTGGAGCAGCTTGCAGGGACGAAGATCGATGGTGCCTGTTTCTGGCTTAGCAAGAGCGAGCCAGTGATCGCGCTGTCGCTCCGTTATGACCGAATCGACTTCTTCTGGCACACGTTGGTTCACGAACTGCGGCATGTCATGAACCGCGATGGACTTCGCCAGCGCCAGGCTGTGGATATCCGTTTGGTAGGGGCTGACGCTCGACCTCCAACCGAGAAACCACAGCATGAGCGTGAAATCGATGAGTTTGCTTCGAACGCCCTCGTGGAGCGCGCAGCGCTTGAGGACTTCATCTCCAGAACGCGCCCACTCTACTCGAAACTCAAGATCATGAAATTCGCCGCCCTCCACGGTGTCCACGCCGGCATCGTCGTTGGACAGCTCCAGTTCAGGAACGAGATCCACTACAGCCACAGCAGAGAGATGTTGGTTCCCGTGAAGGAAGCCCTTACATCGTCTGCGTTGACCGAAGGTTGGGGCCAGATTGTCGCCGAGGCGGTGTAG